AAACGTTGAAACTGCTCAGGGGACATTAAGGGCTGAGCTGGGGCCTCCTGCTGGGCTGGAGAAGATTCAACCTCCCCAGaagactcagaaggctgagctggCTGCTCCTGCTCACTGGGGGAAAGTTCAGGCTCCATGGGAGGACCTGGCGGCTCAGTTGGGGCCTCCTGTTGGGTTGCAGAAGGTTCCACCTCCTCTGGAGGCTGATTTGGGGCCTCCTTCTGGGCTTGGGAAGATTCTGCCTCATTTTTGGGCTCTGATGTCATGGTAACCTCCACATCTGCAGGTTTAATGGTAATGTTGGGCAAGTTATAATGAGCTTGATCCTCACCTGGAGGTTGAACTGTCACTTCATGATTCAGTGGAGTTTGAGCTAGACTCTCCATAGAGGactctggaggcagagctggggactCCTGCTGGGTTGAAGGTTCTACCTCCTGAGGGAGCTGTGGAAGCTGTGCTGGGGCTTCTTCCTGGAGTGAAGAGGACTGGATGTCTTCCAGGGTCTCTGGATTTTGAGTTTCGGGCTCTCGATGGAACTGAGAAAGTCCAACTTGCTCAGGTGGCCCTGGAGGCTCATCTGCGTTCACCCGGAGTTCTGGAGGCAGGCTGCCAGGATACAGTGTGTCCATACTGGAATATTCATCCTGAAAAGTCTGTTTCTGACGCTGAGGTTTGGATAATTGGTGTGGAATCCCAGTAATCTCAGCAAGGCTCCAACGCTCAGCTAGATGTTTCTTCAGGTTCTTGGGCGAAACCACAAATTTGGTTGGTTTTGAAACCTTACTCTCTAGTGGAACAAGTATATCATCTGCCTGATGACCTGCAGCCCGATCTAGATCTGCAGTTGAACTTATTTTTGAGGCGAGGAAGCTGAACTGGGTCTGGTTCTGATCCCCATCCAGCAGTGGAACCATCTCTGGGAGCCTTTCTTGCGGAGTCAGCTTGTCATATAAATCCTGCTGGGCAGCCGAGAACTGCTCTGGTCCCAGGGGCAGCTCTCCAGCTGAATCGGTGTCCAGGAATGGAGCCAAATTTTCAGTCGATTCCTGGGGCAGGGATGACATCTGCAAAGAAGCAGAGGGCCCCAGGTATTCAAAGTCCCCCGGGGCTGCTAGGGGAGCAGGTGCATGGGGAGATTCCCACGGGAGATGGGAGGAGCGGGAAGACCAGGGCTCAGGTGGCCCCATGGGGTTAGAGGTCAGCTGGAGCGGGTTGACCCGCACCAGAGGCTGAGCCTCCTTAACTAGGAAATACAATAGTTGCCACGTAAGGAGGGGCCATGGGCCCCAGAAACGCAGCCAAGACATGACACACGCTGGTGCTGCACACTCAACGGGAGCCATTCTGGCAGCCGGAGATGCTCATGCCCTTTATGAGCGTGCGCCCCGCCCTGTCTTTATGACACCTTTAGTTATGTCACCTTTATTAGGCTCGGGTCCAGATCTGCTCCATGTTACCAGGGCACTCATGTCACAATCCCACCCAAGCACCCcttcccaccatgcccggcggaacacccctcccctccccttagtGAGGAAGGATTTGGGCCACAGGCCGGGTTGGTCCCAGGACTCCAGTGGCCTGCTgtggtgtggtggggtggggtggggtcggGTGGGGGCGCggcagagcttcccaaggaaGTCACGAGACCTCGCCTTGGGATCTTCAGAAGTGCTAGttcacaggccgggtgcagtggctcatgcttgtaatcccagcactttggaaggccgaggtgggcggatcacgaggtcaggagatcgagaccacggtgaaacctcatctctactaaaaatacaaaaaattagccgggcgtggtggcgggcgcctgtagtcccagctactcaagagaggctgaggcaggagaatggcgtgaacccgggaggtggagcttgcagtgagcagagatggcgacactgcactccagcctgggcgacagagcgagattccatctcaagaaaaaaaaaaaaagaagtgctagTTCACTTCTGGCAGCCTGAATTCTTCCTCCTCCAAGGCGAAATCCAAGAATACTCTTCCTTCCAGGGAGAGAAACTGACCTTCAAATGGGCACCAGTTAGGGTGGCAGGCAGGACGCACGTTACAGTCATTTATTCCAAAATGTTGCCATTTTCGCTAAACTGTTGCATGTTTGATAATTAATTCACCACCCTATTAGGTAGGGGCTACCAGGGAATAAGCAAGGACTTCAAATTTTCTGTAGGAGGGGAGTTGGGGGTGGGCGATTCAGTCTGGGAGGTTTTAATCTGAGTGAAGAGCCCTTTGCACTAGGCTGGGAGGAGGCTGAACTGTCATCCTGCCTTAACTCAACACAGCCATTACCCTAGAAGTTACAGCGCCACCCTTCAGAGATCTACCCTGTGTGCACACATGGAGAAGAGGCTTAGGTTGTTAAAGTCAGCATGTTAAATAACTTCCTGAAATGCGACTATAACTAGAACCCAGCTGACTTCCCCACAGCCATTCTTACCTATTTTATTACTGTCTGGCACAATTATCAGCATGTAAACTCCAAGAAGGTGCTTCATCTTattccagtgcctagcacaggcaTAGGGTGCATAGTGATGGTATTAAAATTGAAGGGgggccgtgcacagtggctcacatccataatcccagaactctgggaggcaggtgggcagatcactgaggtcagaagttccagaccagcctgatcaacacgctgaaactccgtctctactaaaaatacaaaattagctgggcgtggtggtgcatgcctgtaatcccagctacacgggaggctcaagcaggagaattgcttgaacctgggaggcaaaggctgcagtgagccgagatcgcaacaatgcactccagcctgggcaacaagagagaaactccgtctcaaaaaaataaaataaaattgaagggaTTCCAAGATTCGCCTCATTTAGGGATGGATCTATTGTTATAATCAGATTTCTGAAATCAGTGCTAACTTCCTCTCACATTTCACAGAAAGCTAGACTTCTTAAAGCTGGAAGTTTCCTTGGTgggttttatttaaattgaattaaaataattattttacaggGAAAAACTTCAAAACACTTTGCAACTTTGggtaaaagttaaataaaacagtCTAACCCCAAATTAAGTTTCCActgaaatgaaacttttttttttttgagaaggagtcttgctctttcacccaggctggagtgcagtggtgcgatcttggctcactgcaggctctgccgcccgggatcacgccattctcctgcctcagcctcccacgtagctgggactacaggcgcccgccaccttgcccggctaattttttgtattttagtagagacggggtttcaccgtgttagccaggatggtctcgatctcctgacctcgtgatccgcccgcctcggcctcccaaagtgctgggattacaggcatgagccaccgcgaccggccttttttgctcctttttaaaaaaaaaaatccataaatagTAAATAATGACTGTTTTGAGATTTAGAAATTTAATCCCTATTTAAGGATTTCATATGCAGTCATGCGTTGCTTGCCATGTAAGGAGCTTGAGAAATGTAtcaggtgatttcatcattgtgctaACATCAgtgtatacttacacaaacctaggtgctGTACCCTACAgcacacctaggctatacggCATGGCCTAggactcctaggctacaaacctgtactgtatgttactgtactgaatattaaaggcaactgtaacacaatggcaggtatttgtgtatgtaaacatggaaaaggtacaGTTAAATGGATACAGTTAATactgtataaaagataaaaatggggcaggacagcggctcacacctgtaatcccagcactttgagatgcagaggtgggtggatcacctgaggtcaggaggtcga
Above is a genomic segment from Nomascus leucogenys isolate Asia unplaced genomic scaffold, Asia_NLE_v1 001925F_19853_qpd_obj, whole genome shotgun sequence containing:
- the LOC115834054 gene encoding leucine-rich repeat-containing protein 37B-like, which codes for MAPVECAAPACVMSWLRFWGPWPLLTWQLLYFLVKEAQPLVRVNPLQLTSNPMGPPEPWSSRSSHLPWESPHAPAPLAAPGDFEYLGPSASLQMSSLPQESTENLAPFLDTDSAGELPLGPEQFSAAQQDLYDKLTPQERLPEMVPLLDGDQNQTQFSFLASKISSTADLDRAAGHQADDILVPLESKVSKPTKFVVSPKNLKKHLAERWSLAEITGIPHQLSKPQRQKQTFQDEYSSMDTLYPGSLPPELRVNADEPPGPPEQVGLSQFHREPETQNPETLEDIQSSSLQEEAPAQLPQLPQEVEPSTQQESPALPPESSMESLAQTPLNHEVTVQPPGEDQAHYNLPNITIKPADVEVTMTSEPKNEAESSQAQKEAPNQPPEEVEPSATQQERTIVPPKHLKVTIPHPDQIQTQHSHLTEATVQPLDLELSITTEPTTEVKPSPTTQETSAQPPDPGLAITPEPTTEIGHSTVLEKTTAPHPDQVQTLHRSLTEVTGPPTKLESSQDSLVQSETAPEEQKASTSTNICELCTCGDETLSCVDLSPKQRLHQVPVPEPNSYNGIFTTLNFQGNYISYIDGNVWKAYSWTEKLILSENYLTELHNDSFEGLLSLQYLDLSCNKIQYIERRTFESLPFLQYINLGCNLITELSHGTFQAWHGMQFLHNLILNRNPLTAVEDPYLFELPALKYLDMGTTHITLTTLKNILTMTVELEKL